GGCGTCACTCATGCGGGAACCCTTTCCTCGGTTGCGGCATAGCTTGCCTCGATGATGGCGTTGCGCGTGAGGTCGCGGCCGGTGAGCTCGCGCACGATCCGACCTTCCGCCATCACCAGGACCCGGTCGCACAGATCGGGGAGCTCGTCCGGTTCGGACGAGATGACGAGCACGGCCATGCCGAGTCCGGCGAGCTCGCGGATGAGACGGTGGATTTCCCCGCGCGCGCCGATATCGACGCCGCGCGTCGGCTCGTCGAGGATGAGCACCTTCGGCTTCGAGCGCAGCCAGCGGCCGATGACCACCTTCTGCTGGTTGCCGCCGGAGAGCCGCCCGACCGGCTGTTCCGGCGAACTGGCCTTGATCGACAGGTCGCGGATCGTCGCCTGCGCCAGCCGCGCCCGCTTGCGCAGGCTGATGAAGGGAAGGACCGGGCTGGCGAGGAGAGGCGTGAGATTGCCGAGGCTTAGGTTGAAGGCGATGGATTTGCCGAGGAGCAGCCCCTCCGTGCGGCGCTCTTCCGGGACAAGGCCCATCCCGGCGCGCACCGCGCCGGCCGGCGTGCGCGGGACGAACGGCCTTCCCTCTATCGTCATGGTGCCGGCATGGGGCCCGTCGGCGCCGTAGAGCAGTCGCGCGAGCTCGCTGCGCCCGGCGCCGACAAGGCCGGCGAGCCCGAGCACCTCGCCGCGGCGGAGGTCGAAGCTTGCTTCCTCCACGCGCGGCAGGCGGCGCAGGCCCCGCACCGACAGCACGATCTCGCCGCCCGTCGCCTCGCGCGACTTGGGCAGCTGTTCGACCGCCCCGCCGACGATCTCCTGGACCAGCCGGCGCCGGGTCAGTCCGGAGCCGTCGAGGACCGCAACAGACCGGCCATCGCGGAAAACGGTGACGCGGCTGCACAGATCGAGGATTTCGTCCAGCCGGTGCGAGACGTAGAGCACCGCCACGCCCGCCGCCGAAAGCCCCCGGATGATGGAGAAGAGCTTGCGGCACTCGCCTGCCGAGAGCGAAGCGGTCGGCTCGTCCATGACGATGAGGCGCGCCTTCCACACCAGCGCCCGGGCGATGCTGATCAGCCAGTTCTCGGCCGTCGACAGGCTCTTGGCCGCGGCATCGAGCGGCGCGGTTATGCCGACGCGCTCGATGATCGGCGCGACGTCCCGCTGGATCGCGCTCCAGTCGACCAGGCCGAGCCGCGTCGTTTTCTTGGGCAGGCCGAGCATGATGTTCTCTAGCACCGTCATGTCAGGCACGAAGGCGAGCTCCTGATGTATGAAGCTCATGCCGAGCCCGCTCGCCGCGTGCGGCGACACGATCGCCACCGGCCTGCCCTCGATGGCGATCTCGCCCGTGTCCGGCTGGGTCACGCCGGCCAGGATGCGGATCAATGTCGACTTGCCGGCGCCGTTGGCGCCGACCAGCCCATGCACTTCGCCGGGCAGCACGGAGAGCGACGCGCCGCGCAGCGCCTGCGCTCCTCCGTAGGATTTGCTGATCGCATTCGCCGCCACGAACGGCACTGCCGGCGGCGCCGCCATCGCTGTCGGGACTGGGTTCATGGGTGAAGCGTTGAGGTTCCTATTTCATGGCGT
This region of Mesorhizobium sp. M2A.F.Ca.ET.046.03.2.1 genomic DNA includes:
- a CDS encoding sugar ABC transporter ATP-binding protein; amino-acid sequence: MNPVPTAMAAPPAVPFVAANAISKSYGGAQALRGASLSVLPGEVHGLVGANGAGKSTLIRILAGVTQPDTGEIAIEGRPVAIVSPHAASGLGMSFIHQELAFVPDMTVLENIMLGLPKKTTRLGLVDWSAIQRDVAPIIERVGITAPLDAAAKSLSTAENWLISIARALVWKARLIVMDEPTASLSAGECRKLFSIIRGLSAAGVAVLYVSHRLDEILDLCSRVTVFRDGRSVAVLDGSGLTRRRLVQEIVGGAVEQLPKSREATGGEIVLSVRGLRRLPRVEEASFDLRRGEVLGLAGLVGAGRSELARLLYGADGPHAGTMTIEGRPFVPRTPAGAVRAGMGLVPEERRTEGLLLGKSIAFNLSLGNLTPLLASPVLPFISLRKRARLAQATIRDLSIKASSPEQPVGRLSGGNQQKVVIGRWLRSKPKVLILDEPTRGVDIGARGEIHRLIRELAGLGMAVLVISSEPDELPDLCDRVLVMAEGRIVRELTGRDLTRNAIIEASYAATEERVPA